One Quadrisphaera sp. RL12-1S DNA segment encodes these proteins:
- a CDS encoding phosphotransferase family protein, protein MAEETVDGIQRATFGAVPPAVVDGWLGRHVRARLGTDLDAVLWRSGRVNAVFGLRLADGQHVVVKVQRGRLDAGRTATLAAAVAAQRLLASAGYPCPAPLDGPAATAGLTATVETPLDEGVPGNAHRAPVRRALARSLAEQVELLRSLPAHQRDALRHPPAWAVHQRGPWPTPHDPVFDFSTTPPEHAWLDRVAARASAVINRAGAPQAERVVGHSDWYCGNVRVSPAAHDDDGPPGTAEVRVVSAWDWDSVVAESEAVIAGMAAASFTDSSTSGAQAPTPEEAAAFLAELDAARERPFTADEQVTAAATVVWTLAYNARCLVDVHALGLAAPREGSTLEALAQDSESYLALRW, encoded by the coding sequence GTGGCCGAGGAGACCGTCGACGGCATCCAGCGCGCGACGTTCGGCGCCGTGCCCCCCGCCGTCGTCGACGGCTGGCTGGGCAGGCACGTGCGCGCCCGCCTGGGCACGGACCTCGACGCGGTGCTCTGGCGCTCCGGCCGCGTCAACGCGGTCTTCGGGCTGCGGCTGGCGGACGGCCAGCACGTCGTCGTCAAGGTCCAGCGGGGCCGGCTCGACGCGGGGCGCACCGCCACCCTGGCCGCCGCGGTGGCGGCCCAGCGGCTGCTCGCCAGCGCCGGGTACCCGTGCCCGGCGCCTCTGGACGGGCCGGCGGCCACCGCCGGCCTCACCGCGACGGTCGAGACCCCGCTCGACGAGGGCGTGCCCGGCAACGCCCACCGCGCGCCCGTGCGGCGGGCGCTGGCCCGCAGCCTCGCCGAGCAGGTCGAGCTGCTGCGGTCGCTGCCGGCGCACCAGCGCGACGCGCTGCGGCACCCACCGGCCTGGGCGGTGCACCAGCGCGGGCCGTGGCCGACCCCGCACGACCCCGTCTTCGACTTCTCCACCACCCCGCCCGAGCACGCCTGGCTGGACCGGGTCGCCGCGCGCGCCTCGGCCGTGATCAACCGGGCGGGGGCCCCACAGGCCGAGCGGGTGGTCGGCCACAGCGACTGGTACTGCGGCAACGTCCGCGTCTCCCCCGCCGCTCACGACGACGACGGCCCGCCCGGCACCGCCGAGGTCCGCGTGGTGAGCGCGTGGGACTGGGACAGCGTGGTGGCGGAGTCGGAGGCCGTCATCGCCGGCATGGCCGCCGCGTCCTTCACGGACAGCAGCACCAGCGGCGCGCAGGCGCCGACCCCCGAGGAGGCCGCCGCGTTCCTCGCCGAGCTCGACGCCGCCCGCGAACGCCCCTTCACCGCTGACGAGCAGGTCACCGCAGCGGCGACGGTGGTCTGGACGCTGGCGTACAACGCCCGGTGCCTGGTGGACGTCCACGCGCTCGGTCTCGCCGCCCCGCGGGAGGGGTCCACCCTCGAGGCGCTTGCACAGGACTCGGAGTCCTACCTCGCCCTGCGCTGGTGA
- a CDS encoding alpha/beta hydrolase, giving the protein MALLRCDFFSDALRLSTSMQVVLPQPAHSQIGMAGSGGDEPPPVLYLLHGLSDDCTTWVRRTSIERYASELGLAVVMPQVARSFYLDGTHTGAYWEFLSAELPAVVQRFFRVSDAREDTFVAGLSMGGYGALLSGLRQPERFAAAASLSGALDAAELQRTDAHDVFSHVADAPLDGTPADLFALLDRVVPATAPQFYVRCGTEDGLLDSNRRFAAAARERGFDITDGFDPGTHEWGYWDRTVQDVLAWLPLRTR; this is encoded by the coding sequence ATGGCTCTGCTCCGCTGCGACTTCTTCTCCGACGCCCTGCGCCTCTCGACGTCGATGCAGGTGGTGCTCCCGCAGCCGGCGCACTCCCAGATCGGGATGGCGGGCAGCGGTGGTGACGAGCCGCCGCCGGTGCTGTACCTCCTGCACGGCCTGTCCGACGACTGCACCACGTGGGTGCGCCGCACCTCGATCGAGAGGTACGCCTCCGAGCTGGGCCTGGCGGTGGTGATGCCGCAGGTCGCGCGCAGCTTCTACCTGGACGGCACGCACACCGGGGCGTACTGGGAGTTCCTCTCGGCCGAGCTGCCCGCCGTCGTCCAGAGGTTCTTCCGGGTCTCCGACGCCCGCGAGGACACCTTCGTGGCGGGCCTGTCGATGGGCGGGTACGGCGCGCTGCTGTCAGGGCTGCGCCAGCCGGAGCGCTTCGCGGCGGCCGCCAGCCTGTCGGGTGCGCTCGACGCCGCCGAGCTGCAGCGCACCGACGCGCACGACGTGTTCTCGCACGTGGCCGACGCGCCGCTGGACGGGACCCCGGCCGACCTGTTCGCCCTGCTGGACAGGGTGGTCCCCGCCACCGCGCCGCAGTTCTACGTGCGCTGCGGCACCGAGGACGGCCTCCTCGACTCCAACCGCCGCTTCGCCGCGGCCGCGCGGGAGCGGGGCTTCGACATCACCGACGGGTTCGACCCGGGCACCCACGAGTGGGGCTACTGGGACCGCACCGTCCAGGACGTCCTCGCCTGGCTGCCGCTGCGCACCCGCTGA
- a CDS encoding HEAT repeat domain-containing protein: MTTADGRADGGSSGAVAALAAQQVQVRLRAAMALGTWPDPQHLEALVQRCAVEPDPFVRDALTWALTRLPADLVLTRLRPELDRAEPQARAQALHTLSKVGDRTVRPWVTPELLADPDDTVARTAWRTAVKLTPLPHDAPDDAPADPADPADPEAEAERAELAELLGRQLGRGDRDVRRALSRSLVQLGPAATAVLRRATGSPRPEVAEHARTALLVAHDPQAAFAFDVQSAERSSPRADAS; this comes from the coding sequence ATGACGACGGCGGACGGCCGCGCGGACGGCGGCAGCAGCGGGGCGGTGGCCGCGCTCGCGGCGCAGCAGGTGCAGGTGAGGCTGCGGGCGGCGATGGCCCTCGGCACCTGGCCGGACCCGCAGCACCTCGAGGCCCTCGTGCAGCGGTGCGCCGTGGAGCCCGACCCGTTCGTCCGCGACGCCCTGACGTGGGCGCTGACGCGCCTGCCGGCGGACCTCGTGCTCACCCGGCTGCGGCCGGAGCTGGACCGGGCCGAGCCGCAGGCACGGGCCCAGGCGCTGCACACGCTGTCCAAGGTCGGCGACCGGACGGTGCGGCCGTGGGTCACCCCGGAGCTGCTCGCCGACCCGGACGACACCGTCGCCCGCACCGCCTGGCGGACCGCCGTCAAGCTCACCCCGCTGCCACACGACGCGCCCGACGACGCCCCGGCCGACCCGGCCGACCCGGCCGACCCCGAGGCGGAGGCCGAGCGGGCCGAGCTCGCCGAGCTGCTGGGCCGGCAGCTCGGGCGCGGGGACCGGGACGTGCGACGCGCCCTGAGCCGCTCCCTGGTGCAGCTGGGCCCTGCCGCCACCGCGGTGCTGCGCCGCGCGACGGGCTCACCGCGCCCGGAGGTCGCCGAGCACGCCCGCACCGCGCTGCTCGTGGCGCACGACCCCCAGGCGGCGTTCGCCTTCGACGTGCAGTCCGCCGAGCGGTCCTCCCCCCGGGCCGACGCCAGCTGA